A genomic stretch from uncultured Cohaesibacter sp. includes:
- a CDS encoding response regulator transcription factor has protein sequence MTARKILLVDDDTELREALIEQLSLYEEFDITQADCAAAAVKVARGDHFDLLIMDVGLPDMDGREAVKLLRKGDFRAPIIMLTGHDTDSDTILGLEAGANDYVTKPFRFAVLLARIRAQLRQHENSEDATFTVGQYTFKPAAKILADESGGKVRLTEKETSILKYLYRSGDKPVSRDVLLHEVWGYNSGVTTHTLETHIYRLRQKIEKNPSNAELLITESGGYKLVP, from the coding sequence ATGACAGCGAGAAAGATTTTGTTGGTCGATGACGACACCGAACTGCGTGAAGCATTGATCGAACAGTTGTCTCTCTATGAGGAATTCGATATCACCCAGGCCGATTGTGCCGCAGCGGCCGTTAAGGTTGCTAGAGGGGATCATTTTGATTTGCTGATCATGGATGTCGGTTTGCCTGATATGGATGGGCGCGAAGCAGTGAAATTGCTGCGTAAGGGCGATTTCAGAGCACCCATCATCATGCTCACCGGTCATGACACCGATTCCGATACGATCCTTGGCCTTGAAGCGGGGGCAAATGACTATGTCACCAAGCCTTTTCGTTTTGCCGTGCTTCTGGCGCGCATCAGGGCGCAGCTTCGCCAGCATGAAAATAGCGAGGATGCGACTTTTACCGTGGGGCAATATACCTTCAAGCCTGCAGCGAAAATTCTGGCAGACGAATCCGGCGGCAAGGTGCGGCTTACCGAAAAAGAAACCTCGATTTTGAAATATCTTTATCGGTCAGGCGATAAGCCGGTCAGTCGCGATGTTCTGCTGCATGAGGTGTGGGGGTATAATTCAGGCGTTACGACCCACACACTGGAAACGCATATTTATCGTTTACGGCAAAAAATCGAGAAAAATCCTTCTAATGCGGAATTGTTGATCACGGAGTCTGGTGGCTACAAGCTTGTTCCCTGA
- a CDS encoding cyclic nucleotide-binding domain-containing protein has protein sequence MSLTSDIDLLKQVPFFDNFDNDQLRLLAFGAEMRAYRAKQVIFRQGDLADSGFVITEGQIRMTISENGFDLQSQILGPGSLIGEMALMAETRRSAMATAIEDVKVIQIRRVTFRRVMDEYPELAAIIHDRVAGRLAGLVDDLEKVRSKLGHDAEEEMSLEDAEAFVKRG, from the coding sequence ATGAGCCTGACAAGTGATATTGACCTGCTCAAGCAGGTCCCTTTCTTTGACAATTTCGACAATGACCAACTGCGTCTGTTGGCCTTTGGAGCCGAAATGCGCGCCTATCGGGCCAAGCAGGTGATCTTTCGCCAGGGTGATTTGGCCGATTCCGGTTTTGTCATCACCGAGGGTCAGATTCGCATGACGATTTCTGAAAATGGCTTTGACCTGCAAAGCCAGATACTCGGGCCAGGTAGCCTGATTGGCGAAATGGCCTTGATGGCAGAAACGCGCCGCTCGGCAATGGCCACAGCGATTGAGGATGTCAAAGTTATCCAGATCCGGCGCGTGACTTTCCGGCGGGTGATGGATGAATATCCCGAGCTTGCAGCGATCATTCATGATCGCGTTGCCGGACGGCTGGCCGGTCTGGTGGATGATCTTGAAAAAGTGCGTTCCAAACTCGGGCACGATGCTGAGGAAGAGATGTCGCTTGAAGATGCTGAAGCCTTTGTCAAACGCGGATAG